Genomic window (Tripterygium wilfordii isolate XIE 37 chromosome 11, ASM1340144v1, whole genome shotgun sequence):
tactTAAAAGGGTGAGGACCAAGTAATTACGGGGTCTGCCTAGACTTTGGGTTGAGATGCTTAACAAGGTTGGGCTTTGCAACTTGAGATAATTCTTTTAAGGAGGGATGCCCACATTCCCTTTTTGTCGATTTTTTACATTAATTTACCTGACTGTTTGGTTATTGGTTGagtagttttttatttttattttttcgatCGGTCCTTATTAatatacatttgacaataaccaaCTAATCGGTTAGTTTGACGGTTGATTCGGTTTGACACAGTTTTTTCCCACCAATGATCGGCACCCTCTCGGATCCGGTATACATCCTCTAACCCGGGGTTCCAGAGAACCAACCTTGTTTGTAAAAACAGGGCGGTTCATGCAAACTGGCTAGTCCatctttattataaaaaaatattttagtttgACGGTTTATTCGGTTTGACAAAGTTTTTTCCAACCAGTGATCGGCACCCTATCCGATCCAGTTAACATCCTCTAACCCGGCGTTCCAGAAAACCAACCTTGTTTGCAAAAACCAGGTGGTCCATCTTTATTATAAAAAAGTATTGTTTTTTGTTGGATAAGAACCTTTGTCCTCTCACGCTCATAAGAATAACACTCTAACCAACAAAACTACAAAACTTGTTTGTTTAAGCTAAGACATTAAATGCATATATTATATTTTCCAAAAGTATAATTActactctctctgttttttaagTATGTACATAcgactcattataatgagatcTAACACTATATCTATACACGTATGTTTCAAATATTCaacttattaaaataataaaatgttaaTTTATCAAATATGCATAAAAAGAGAAAACGagttattaaataaatttattattaaatacaaaattgaaaattgattggAATATACATATGATTCTATTAATCATTTCctccaataaaaaaataacaaaacatgtATTAGTATATTTGttcataatattttatattattgtgaGTATTATGATGTGTAAAAATCTTCTAATTATTATTTAcgtttaataaatatatatctaataatttattatttgaatCGATTCGAACCTcgattgaacctttgaaccttgaacaaataaattttttgatttgatgacatgtccggttttcaaaaccttgatttTTTTGAGAACCCCTACTTTTGAGGGTTCACTCAAATTGAAGGTTCAATGCTAGAATTGCATAGGCCAGAATATACCTCAAGTTTTGACTTCACTTCAAAGGAATCAAGCCCTATAATTCACTCGAACCTTGCAATACCTTGCAATTATTTCTCATCAAATCTAAAAGAAGATGCTTTCTCATATTACTGTTCATACTGAAGTTGACTCTTAATACTGACATTGATAATGATAATGACTAGATTCAGAGATTCCTAATAAAGATTTTTGACTAGATGCTTCATGTCTTGGTCTACACTGTATATGACATGAATATCTTGAAGAAATAATTGTTGTAATCCCCTTGTAAATGGGAGGACTAAGCTTTAGTAGTGCATGCCACAACCACACAGTGATTGATGTAGATATTTGTCCCAGTCCTGTAGAAGTGTTTGGGGTGGAACTGTATTTGAGACAAAAGGATCCACATATATACCAATCGTGCGCACTCATGTCTATTTTTTAtgtcacaaaagaaaaaaacaaaaatgagaaagaagAGGATAAAAAGATGTCTACTCTATCTCCAATAACTTGGTTTGTGGAATGACTATAACAATAAAAAGAATTTGCACAAATTAGTGTGTGATTGAATAAGTGGAGAGTTAGGTCATGCATGGCATGTAAGTTGGTGAATATATTCTCAGGTTGTGGATATCAATTAGCAAGTAGAAAGTGGTGGTGCCAAAGAAGATGAAAGTGAAGTCCATCTCACTAAAGCACCAAAAATGGAGATCAAGCTTTGCATGATTAGGATTGCTGCATGAATAGTTCACTGTTATGTGTGTCTGTGTCTGATGTGGGCATGCATGCGTTTTATGCGTGCCTCATGTGTAAGCCCATAAAAACCTTAACTTATCCTCCTACGATATATGTTATGGTACACCTCGTCCTTCTACACTAACAACACTTTGTCTGCTCTGAGTCATTCATATTAACTCGCACGACTTTGTATTCCTAAGTTTAGTAGTAGTAGTTCATACTAGTTTGTTATTGATTTAAAAGTTTAacctattatattatgtacttcACATCTTTCACTAGACGATGTGGGGTAAAGGACTTAGCTCCATCACCACTAGGTAGCCCGCCCAACACTACCAAACACAATCCTAAAGACTAGTAACGCTTTGTCAGCTTTGGATTGTCTTCCTAGACCCGACACCAACCCATACTAGTTTGGAAGTTTGACCTTTTATATTATGTACTTAAACATTTTTCACGGGTTATATGGGACAAGAAGCTTAACTGTATCGCCACTTGGTAGCTTGTCAAGCACTATCAAGCTTGACACTGTAGAGGCTTATGGCACCGTCCACTCGGGACGAATAGCTACATGTTAAAAGAGAAGTTTAACGTAACGCATGATACTAAGTATTTTAAAAAACGCACTCACTACTTTTGAGAGAGATTGATTGGGCGTTACCTACTTTAGTAGAGGATCGTATTCAtagcaaaaaaagaagaatttaaaaaatgttCTTCTTTCATTATCAAATTCACACattatggcatcaaaatagcagCCTTGATTACTCCATCATAACACATATTATTGTAACACAAGCATTATTGAATCTCACACGTCAAGAGGCACATGAAATTGAAAGGAGGTCAACATAAACTTTTTGACCCTTTGTTCATTTCTGGATTACTGATTAATATTGGCACATCAATGTCTTATATTTTAGTGTATTTAACTATATATCCGGATCAGtaagtgtatgtgtgtgtagaGTGATTTATAGATGGATTCTGCATTTTTGGAAAGTAACAGCTTCTGGTGAATTACGTGACGGTTATGATCTTCTATATTTAATTATAATCcaaattatttggaaaaaattatctaagaaaaaaatttcatttagatttgatttcaataaaaaatccaaattaTGAGGTAAAATTTCATTTGTTCTTAGAATAATACTCTCTGAGACAAATATTAGTGGCACTCATGTGATAATTAAGAGAACCACGAGTAGCTAAAATGACACTTACGTGTGTGGTttctcatagaggtctcgagcTCAAGGATCTGTTTGGTAGAGGTGTTTGAAGAACTAAAATTTAAAGCTGATGTTAGCGGATAAGCTGTTGAGCAAAAGTATTATttgaattttataataaatttttataatCATTGTGTTATTAaacttaatataataaatataatttactattgaaattaatttaagtataaattattaatatttttatatcaaaattgaaaatgttCATTGGTAAAagaattaaacaaaataaatataatgtagtaaaaaatgttaacatataaattatttttatgtaataatgtaaatattaataaagaaATGTCAATAGaaaaattgttaagtaaaataataatgtagatattttttaagtaaaattaataaagaaatgttAAGCTAAACAAATGTTGAACGTAAAAACCAAAAATTAATGTGTGTGCTTGGCAGAGcggttgtattgattttcaacgctagttGTTAAGCTGTGAGAATTaaattgagcttaaagctgtgaaataagttgtgaggtgtttggtgaaatttttactgttgttagtgattaagttgtgtaaaatacttatttgtattataattattatgaatgaatgaacttaataatttataaatataattattaatttagaagtaaaattattaatttagaaatatattttaattttaattattttatttcaatattaattattataattataaatgaataaatataattaatttataattataccgttaaacacaatttttattaaaaagttATTAAGTATAATACTAAATAATGCTAAAACTTTAATTTTTGATGGATCCCACGCTTAAAATAACAATACTTtatgttaaagggtgtgtgacccaaacaaagaaaataaaaaaaaataaagggataCAGTTTTTTGATATGGGACCAATTTCAAAAAGTTGCAGCGTTCTAAACCGCTGCACAACAAACTCCATTTCATAACTTGTTGTTTTGGGGCGTTACCGTCTCGTTTTGTGGACGATGATGCTCAACTTAATGTCTCGTTTGGTGGGACGGGCTTGGAAAGCCGGCCCGCCCTAATCAATGTCCCACCAAAATATAAATGGTTGTTTCAGGTAAAGTTAATATACACGTGGactccacaattttttttattaaacaaattgtaaattgtaaaagaagaagaagagcaaaacGCTCTTTGAAAAGCCCGATATAGGAGCTTATTCTTGTCAACGGATCCACGGACGTGTGGAGATTGACGTGTGGAGATTGTTTGACAGGGCGGAACCTCAAGGAGGTACCGTTAGCGGAATTGCTCATGGTTTCGCATTGTCAAACAGGCACCAAGTCTTCTCCATCTCGTCCTTgtattaaaaaagaaacactCTATTAGACAAATATTAGTGGCATTTTTATCGTTTTGTCCTCATATTGCCGCAATCTTGTCccgcataaataaaaaataacatataGCGTATGCCTTTGGTGTTTTCATGCTATAATATATCGACAAATGAAATTGGACTTGTTTATTCATTGTTCAACAATATATCTCACACTATGTTGTATATATCTCCACTTGTATTACGTGGCACAGCCATGAAGACTCCATTTCTTGAGAAACGCCACGTTTTGATGAAGTGGCAGGCTAGAATAGTCGTCTCTCACACAAAATCAAAGAATTTGGACGCTCCACAATTctctagagtctacaattcatatctaatggtgaaaaaaaaagtcttacaaattttaaaaatgaaaaaacaaaaatgtgatgtgatgtaACATGTCTCAAGTCATTGAATTTCGATTAGAGACTCTATAATTTAAAGTTAATTGCGGATCCCCTAATCCAAAATGAAAGGGGTTTCTTGCATGTCTACATATTTGATTTCTTGATAACTTGGCTAATTAAAACAGAAAGTGGAGGTTGttttccctttcctttccttttttttcttttataaatatattattttaattgaaTATCAGTTATGTAAGGGTGCAAAGCAAAGTTGGTGTGTATCCGAGTGTGACCCATTATGCCAAGAAAAACAACTAGGCTTTAATAGAAAGATTGTGGAGGCTAGGTGTCCAATGTTGAAGTAACTAGAGTCTGTTCAGGTGACTCAATTTTCGGAGTGAAAGCAACAGATTGCTAATCTCTTGCcattcccttctctctctttctatctgGGTTTCCATAATACAGAGTTCATCTTGTTCATTACAACATATAATGGCTGGAGGACATAGAGAGCTCAACAACTCATGTACCCTTCTCATAGGTTGTTTGGCTTTAATTCTCTCCTCCTTGTGTTAATATACCTTTTTTCTCCTGCTgctaatttgattttattttgcatGAATTTCATTGTAGGAGTCCTAATGATAAGTGGGAATAACATAAATGGcttgtttctgtttctgtttttgtttttttgagttgggttttgattaaatttgttgtttttgttttgtgggTGAAATTAGTGATAGCTGGTATGGAGAGGTTTGCATTTAAGGGGGTGGCATCAAATTTAGTGACGTACCTAACAGATGTGGTGAAGATGAGTAACTCAGCTGCAGCAAAGACAGTGAATAGTTGGTGTGGATTGACTTCAATAATGCCACTTTTAGTGGTTCCTTTTGCTGATTCTCATTGCGATCGATATTCCATCATTTTGGCCTCCTCTTCTTTGTATGTTCTGGTAATTACTTCTCTCTGTTTCCCTTCTATCCTGCTAAAATCTCTTCTTGCTGATTTCTTACTTGATGCTGAATCCCTGTTTGTATTAATTTCCATGAACTTCTAATGACATGTTTCATCTTAAAGTTACTGGTTAGTGTGAAATTTTAAGAAGTTTtatcttttatgtttttcttccCTTGGCTTACTCTCCTTAAGGGGCTTGTGGCATTGACATCGACAGCATTTGCTTCGGCATGGTCTCCTGCAAGCAACATAAGCACTTCTTCGTTCGGGTTTTCGGCCCTCTGCTTGATATCACTAGGCCAGGGTGGATACAATCCCTTTTTGCAAGTGTTCGGAGCAGAACAGCTTGAAACCGAAGAGGAATTGCCCTGCACCAAAGATGACCAGAAGCCAAATAAGAAGAGTGTGTTCTTCCAATGGTGGTATTTTGGTGTATGTGCCGGAAGCCTTTTAGGTGTTACGGTTATGTCCTACATTCAAGACACATTTGGTTGGGTTCTGGGATTTGCAATGCCGACACTTGCAATGGTTTTATCGATTGTATTATTCTCTTATGGAACCCCGATATATAGATGCAATTCGGATGAGGAACCGATGCATAACAGGAGCTTCAGGGGATTGGTTCACTCCATCAAGGAAGCTGCATCTAAATTGAAGCATACAAAGATTTCCCTGTCAAACGAAAAATCCGCAACCATGGAGCTAGAGTAAGTTTTCTTTCCGCATCGGTTAATACATGGATGGGCCAGAATGTAGAAATTTAAGCTTTTGATTCGGCATTGATGAGGATTTTACTTGTTCTTTTAGGCTTCAAGAGAAACCGCTTTGCGATCAGAATTCGTGCAGCATGAATGGCCTGGAACAGAACCCACAAAAATGCAACTATCTATTTATGAATGCAAAAGTAGTACTCCGGCTTCTCCCGATATGGACAATGCTCCTAATGTTTGCGGTGATTTTCCAACAACCTGCAACCTTCTTTACCAAGCAAGGTATGACAATGGAGAGAAACATCGGGAGCTTCAAAATCCCACCGGCTACACTACAGAGTGCTATTACAGTGTCTATAATTCTCTTGATGCCGTTATACGAAAAAGTTCTGATTCCAACTACAAGGTTGATTACTCGCAACCAAAAGGGTATCAGTGTTATGCAAAGAATGGGGATCGGTATGTTCCTATCGATCATAGCCATGGTTATAGCTGCAATAGTAGAGATGAGAAGGCTCGACGTAAGCAGAAAAGAATCGAAATCAGAAACTGTACCATTGAGCATATTTTTGTTGCTGCCTCAGTACATTCTGCTAGGTGTATCCGACATCTTCACTGTTGTCGGGATGCAAGAGTTCTTCTACGGTGAAGTTCCGGTTAAGATGAGAACAATGGGTCTTGCACTCTACACTAGTGTATTTGGTGTAGGGAGTTTCTTGAGTGCTTTACTTATATCCCTTGTTGAATTATTCACAAGTTCAAGGGGAAAAGGAGGAAGCTGGTTCTCAGATGACTTGAGCGAAGCCCGGTTGGACAAATACTACTGGCTTATGGCCTTGTTAAGTGCATTGAGCCTGCTTTTCTATGTGATTTTGTGTAGATTTTTCGAGAGCCGGAGTGAACTGGAAAATGAGAACTTGAAGTAAAGCCTCTCTAGATTTTGGGAGTAGTGGTTTTGTACAGTGAGCTTTGTTGGTGAAAAAGTCCATCACTTTTCAACTTCTCTGCttggtaatttttatttttgccaTTTATGGTTATTTTCAATAGAAACACTTTTTTAATAACGTGAAAGCCACTCAGTTGTCTACCAGACTGATAACAAAGAGAAATTTGGGCCACATGGAAAACCAAGCAATCCCATATACTAGAACAATAGAAACACTAACTATTTTGGATTAATCTCTCTTCGTTCAACATCTAGTACATGACGTTCAAAATTGTCTCTGATTCTGAGGACGTCAAAGGAGGTAGGGTTGCAATCAGAATTGTCTTTATCACGTCAAAGGGTGATCTGCACAAGGAAGAACGTAAGCTATAGGAGTTCCCAAGGGTGTGCTCGAAGGGTTCGCTGTGACGCTCAAGTACATAACAGTCAAAAGGGAGAATGCTCGGTGCTCGAAACTCTCCTCTCAAATTGCTATTATGTTGGAGTGCAAAAGTTGAAATCGTTTATCTATAACGAGGGTTCCCTTTTATATGACCTAGAAGAATTCTAGTCTTCAAAGGAGTGGATCAATCTCCTCTTCTTGATCACCGGCGAAATTATAGGAGGTTGAATCCTATCTTTATTCCATTCCTTAGTAGAGTTGGTCCTCTTGTGGACTGTGTTTATGGTGTGGTTACGTACATACAAGTATGGTCGGTTACCTACCGAGGGGTTCCTCAGTCTTGCTGAAGAACTCTCCCTCTTTTTTCCCTAGGATGTTCGCCCAAGGGTGCTTGTCTTTGGTTGCCATATATATGTTACGACACATGATACATTCTGAGCGGAGgtcattttggtattatcaataTTGTTTTTCATAACCCTAATACCTTGaacggaaaatgacatattagaatcCACTtaggtcaaagaaaaaaaaatataaatacctCTTTTCCACATACGTAcctattttcaaaattaaaatttcataatctcatattttcctttcttcttcaatAGGCATGGATCAATCTAAAAAATATCTAGACATCATTGCCACGTTTGCCTCAATCTCCACCACTATCACTGTCTGCCACcgtcgctcctccaccaccatcgtacttccacaatcatcttcttcattttcttattccccttcttcttcttatttttattagtgttcGTCTTCGTCTTGGTCTTGTTAGATCTGAGattgtatgttactgtttcaatgttACTACAGATATGAGATcttatgttattgtttcaatgtTACTGACAATAACATTATGCGAGCAAAACAGGTCAACTTCAGGTCTCCCTTATCAGTGGTTGTTTTGGAAGGAATCTTAGTTGGGCAACGTGCTCTCAGTGAGGGAAGTCTAACGACGATGGTGTTGTAGTGAATCGTCGCCGAAATTGtctgaatttgagatttttttgtgtTACTGTTTCTATGTTAttatttcaaacagtaacatcatcatgttactattgcaaaattaatattatactaatatatacctacattatcatgttaatgtattgaCGTTGTGATGCAGAACCATCTACTATAGATCGAGtatttttttaaggtcatttgctccagtaagaaatatgacaaatgttttgtttattatgaaacaGTAAGATGAACATGtgaatgattttgcagaacttgACAGATTAATTAATTCAGATCTagcactcataaactcaagaaAATTCTGAACGAAAATCATGTACCCAACATCTACACTTCAATGAAAGTAAAGAAGAATATAAACAATAGATCTAAAGCATTTTAAGCtttaaattgcaaataaaaaaatctagAGAGAGTGAgacgagaagaaagagaagaagaagacgaaataaaggaagaagaataagaagaaagagaaaaaggtaagaaagagacgaagaagaaagagagagaaaaaaaaagaagagagagaaaaataagaaagagagacgaagaagaaagaaaaaaaagagaaaaaagagattAGATGTAAAAAGGTAAATGATCATTTCATGGATATCTTTATgtccatgtatttttttgttggacCTAAATGTTCAAAAGTACACAAATATATACCGACTGGGCATTTTTCCTACCTTGAATCCTATCCCCATGTAGACCATTATTAGTAGCACCAGTAGCAATACAAGGCAACATGATAGCCCTATTAACTGACTTACGGCCCAACCCAAGAAGGTTTTTAATTTCGTGCAAAGCAATAGTCTCCAAATGCCAAATGCATTGAACATGGAGTCACACCCACGGCCCATGACTCGTCCGCATCATGGTGGAACCGTCCATCTTCAGGTGCCAAAGCATGAGGCAAGGTTCTGCCACCGGTAGGGGTGGGAGTTCGGTTTGGAACCAGAGACCGTTGAACCGAAAATTTTTCGCTTTGATATTTTTGCAAATAGGACCAGATCATTTTACATGTACAACCCGTATTAAACCGatttaaaccaaaaaaagatgcaaTTTCAATTAAATTCAATTAGTCAATGTACGTGTGTATTAGTTAATATATTAACTTAATATATCAGTATGTATATTGTTATATTTacttaaataatttaattatatattagtGTATTACTTacataaaactataaaattagACCAAAAAACCAAACTAAAAGTTTAGTTTTCGATTCAAATTGcggtttggttttattttttacacCCCTACCGCCACTCCCATCGAAAGGGCTTCTATCTCTCTCAAAACACTTTGGAAATTAGACTCACTCTCATTCTTGACAGATAAATCAACATCacaatagagaaattgaaactGAGAAAAGCAACAATCACAACACAAGAATTACGTCGAAAACTCCAAAATTGGAGAAAAACCACGGCCGTTGTCAAaataaaaccaagaaaaaattcaccatgtagaaaatttgtacaaccacacacttaattttctctcaccaaaaaaaaaccaagaatcCCAAGAGATAAACCACAAAGTTATCACTCTTTGCTCTCTCTCTAGCCTTACGAACAAAGCCCTTAGTTTTTTCTCTACTAAAAACCCTAGtaaaccactagtatttatCATAGTATAAAATCTCCTAATTCAATTCTACCTAGGAGTCCCTCCCCAAAAAGTTTCCAATTACAAATATGATTTCCTTCACATTCCTAACTAGAGACTAACTTGTAAAACAAGTTTTGTTGGAACCGGGACTCTTCCATAGCATTAAACGCCTAATTGTTGATGAAAATTCCACAATTCTCCAATTTGATCAAAAATCCCATAGCCTTCGCTATACCACTGTCTTCATCGACAGTGACGACTCTCTACATCGAGAATCATCCTCCATAGCTTTTGCTATAACATTGTCTTTACCGACAATCATACTCCACCATAAAGAGTTTACCCACTTAGAACTTTACCGCTCCGACATCCTTTCCACCACACACCTTGTATAATCGTCAAGCCAATGTTCGTGTGCAAACCCGTGGACCCGCCATCCGTTAACACATCCTCTTTCATGGCACTAGCAGCATGCCATGAGGATGTCCATGCCCTTTAGAAAGGAGCATCACATGTGTCTTCTTCTGAAAATGAACTGTTAACTTTACCCGAGCTATTTGCCTCAACAGCTCCacctttttgacaatttttcttCAGGTGTCAAGATTGTCCACACCTCTACAACCTTGTGTAACCCGATTGTGTCAACACATATTTGACTTGTACTTACCACAAGCCAAAATTCATTCTCCCATCAAACTTCTCGATGTAGACTTTCAGCCTTGACATATATGCTCCAAGATAAAAATTAACCGCCCAAGAAACTGAATCCtagagctccgataccaattgttggaaaaTTAGACACACTCTCCTCCTTGACAGATAAATCAACATGACAATAtagaaattgaaattgagaaaAGCAAATCACAACACAAAAATTACGTGGAAAACCTCCAAACCCGGAGGAAAAACCACGgccgttgtcaaaagacaaccaagagaaaattcattatatagaaaatttgtaTAACCACatactcaattttctctcaccaagaaaAAAACCAAGAATCCCAAGAGATAAACCACAAAGTTATTGCCCTTTGCTCTCTCTTTAGCCTTACGCACAAAGCCCTTGGTTTTTTGTCTACTAAAAACCCTAGTAAACCACAAGTATTTATAATAGTATAAAATCTCCTAGTTTAATTCTACCTAAGAGTCCCTCCCCAATAAGTTTCCTATTACAAATATGATTTCCTTCACATTCCTAACTAGAGACTAACTTGGAAAACAAGTTTTGTTGCAACCGGGGCTCTTCCATAGCATTAAACACCtaatttttgatcaaaattccacatgatgaatacccgccataCGGAATGGGGTTCGAAATCTAACATTATAAGCTTGGGTCTAACTATTTATTGAAatcccaggttgacaataggaggatTGTCCTttcttataagctagactctaaGCTCTCCCACTTTCGATTTGGGATTCTAATCAGAGAGACCAAACATTGGACGCCCATCTCTATCTAAAATTTAAAGATTAAAAGTTATGGGTCCATCCGTAGACAATACTTTAACTTTCATTTAATTACCTTGTAGGTACGTTTAACGAAGAGGGGAACTGTTAATAAAGAAGTGAAAGAGCTTTTGTCTTGCTCGTGCGTGCATGGTTCTTTCTCCATTTTTGCTTTATTGTGGAGTATTAATTCAGCATTACTGGGTTGTGGTTTGTgagtctaaaaaaaaaaattaaaaataagtatTGGTTATCTTCTACTTTGTTCAGGAGATCTCACAATTTTGACTGTTGGGAACATGAGTTTTGTGGATGTGGATGATGAATTTGTAGGTGTGTCACGGTTTGCTGTCAGCCCAAAGTATTTGATATGATTTTTGTAGGGTTCTACACCAAATTTGACATCTGCACCAAACAGACTGTACGTAGTTTAGAAAACACAACAAGGCAAATATTTCctt
Coding sequences:
- the LOC120009153 gene encoding protein NRT1/ PTR FAMILY 5.8-like, producing the protein MAGGHRELNNSCTLLIVIAGMERFAFKGVASNLVTYLTDVVKMSNSAAAKTVNSWCGLTSIMPLLVVPFADSHCDRYSIILASSSLYVLGLVALTSTAFASAWSPASNISTSSFGFSALCLISLGQGGYNPFLQVFGAEQLETEEELPCTKDDQKPNKKSVFFQWWYFGVCAGSLLGVTVMSYIQDTFGWVLGFAMPTLAMVLSIVLFSYGTPIYRCNSDEEPMHNRSFRGLVHSIKEAASKLKHTKISLSNEKSATMELELQEKPLCDQNSCSMNGLEQNPQKCNYLFMNAKVVLRLLPIWTMLLMFAVIFQQPATFFTKQGMTMERNIGSFKIPPATLQSAITVSIILLMPLYEKVLIPTTRLITRNQKGISVMQRMGIGMFLSIIAMVIAAIVEMRRLDVSRKESKSETVPLSIFLLLPQYILLGVSDIFTVVGMQEFFYGEVPVKMRTMGLALYTSVFGVGSFLSALLISLVELFTSSRGKGGSWFSDDLSEARLDKYYWLMALLSALSLLFYVILCRFFESRSELENENLK